Below is a genomic region from Pseudarthrobacter sulfonivorans.
ACCCCGGCGTCCTTCGAACCCACCCTGGACTACGTGGTGGTCAAGGTTCCGCGCTTCGCCTTCGAGAAGTTCCCGGCCGCAGATGACACCCTCACCACCACCATGAAGTCCGTCGGCGAAGCCATGGCCATGGGCCGCAACTTCACCGAAGCGCTGCAGAAGGCCCTCCGCTCCCTGGAACAGAAGGGCTCGCAGCTGGACTTCAGCTCCGTCCCCGAATGGGAAGTCCCGGAGCTGATCGAGAAGGCCAAGCGGCCCACCACGGAACGCCTGCACCAGGTCCAGCGTGCCCTGCTCGGCGGCGCCACCGTGGAACAGCTGTTCGAGGCCACCAAGATCGACCCCTGGTACCTGGACCAGCTCCAGCTGCTCAACGAGATCTCCCACGAGATCCGCCAGGCCGGAGCCCTGACCGTGGAGATGCTCAAGCGCGCCAAGCGCCACGGCTTCTCGGACGAGCAGATCGGTTCGCTCACGCACAACTCAGAAGCCGTGGTCCGCGGTGTCCGGCAGGCCCTCGGGATCCGCCCGGTCTACAAGACTGTGGACACCTGCGCCGCCGAGTTCGCCGCCTACACCCCGTACCACTACTCGTCCTATGACGAGGAGGACGAGATTGCGCTGCACTCCAAGCCGTCCATCCTGATCCTCGGCTCCGGCCCCAACCGCATCGGCCAGGGCATCGAGTTCGACTACTCCTGCGTCCACGCCTCCATGGCGCTGCGCAAGGCCGGCTACGAGACCGTGATGGTCAACTGCAACCCGGAGACCGTCTCCACGGACTACGACGTCTCCACCCGCCTGTACTTCGAGCCGCTGACCCTTGAGGACGTCCTCGAGGTCATCGCCGCCGAGGAACGCACCGGCGGCGTGATGGGTGTCTTTGTGCAGCTCGGTGGCCAGACGCCGCTGAAGCTGGCACAGCAGCTGGCCGACGCCGGCGTCCCCATCCTGGGCACGTCCCCGGAAGCGATCGACCTCGCCGAGCACCGCGGCGAGTTCTCCCGCGTACTCGACAACGCCGGGCTGATCGCCCCGAAGAACGGCACCGCTGTGTCCTTCGACGACGCCAAGAAGATCGCCGACGAGATCGGCTACCCCGTACTGGTCCGTCCGTCCTACGTACTCGGCGGCCGCGGCATGGAAATCGTCTACGACGAGCCGAATCTCTCCCGGTACATCGCGAACGCCACTGAAATCACCCCGGACCACCCGGTGCTGATCGACCGCTTCCTGGAGGACGCCGTCGAGATCGACGTCGACGCCCTCTTCGACGGCACCGACATGTACCTCGGCGGCATCATGGAGCACATCGAGGAGGCCGGCATCCACTCCGGCGACTCCGCGTGTGTCCTGCCTCCCATCACGCTGGGCAACAACGTGATCGAGCGTGTCCGCACGGCAACCCGCGCCATCGCCGAGGGCGTGGGCGTCCGCGGCCTGATCAACATCCAGTTCGCGCTGGCCTCAGACGTTCTCTACGTGCTCGAAGCGAACCCGCGTGCCTCCCGCACCGTGCCGTTCGTCTCCAAAGCCACGGGCGTCCAGATGGCCAAGGCCGCCGCGCTGATCGGCACCGGCGTCACCATCCACCAGCTCCGGACCGCCTACAAGATGCTGCCGGAAACCGGTGACGGCTCCACACTGCCGCTCGACGCTCCGGTCTCGGTCAAGGAAGCTGTGCTTCCGTTCAGCCGCTTCCGCACCCCGGAAGGCAAGGTAGTGGACTCGCTGCTCGGCCCGGAGATGCGTTCCACCGGCGAAGTCATGGGCATCGACAAGCACTTCGACACCGCCTTCGCCAAGAGCCAGGCAGCCGCCAACAATGCCCTGCCCACCGAAGGCAAGATCTTCGTCTCCGTGGCCAACCGGGACAAGCGGGCGGTCATCATGGCCGTCAAGCGCCTCGCGGACCTCGGCTTTGAGATCGTCTCCACCGGCGGCACCGCGGACGTCCTGCGCCGCAACGGCATCCAGGCCAGCACGGTCCGCAAGGTCGCCGAGGGCAGCAGTGCCGAAGGTGAGGGCACCATCGCAGACCTGGTCATCGCCGGCGAGATCGACATGGTCTTCAACACCCCCTCCGGCGGCGAAGCCCGCAGCGACGGCTACGCCCTGCGTGCCGCCGCGACCTCCATCGGCATCCCCTGCATCACCACGGTGGCCGAGTTCAACGCGGCGGTGCAGGCCATCGAGGCGATGCGCACCTACGAGTGGTCGGTGACCAGCCTGCAGGAGCACGCCGCCGCCCTGGTGGCGTCCCAGAAGGCAGTTGCGGAGAACGCGGCGGCCGAGTCTGCGGTTTCGCAGAATGCCTGAGGCCGCCTCCACACCATCAGGCCCCGCCCGGGAGTCCTTCGGCTCCCGGCTCGGGGCGGCCATGGCGGCCCGCGGGCCGCTGTGCGTGGGCATTGACCCGCACCCGGCTCTCCTGAAGGACTGGGGACTGGCCGACGACGCCGCCGGGCTGAGGCGGTTTTCGCTGACGGTCCTGGAGGCTGTCGGTTCGCTCGCTGCCGCGGTGAAGCCGCAGGTGGCGCTCTACGAGCGCCACGGTTCGGCCGGGATGGCCGTCCTCGAGGAGCTCCTTGCCGCGGCACGGGACGAGTCGGTGCTCACCATCGCCGACGCCAAGCGCGGGGACATCGGCTCCACGATGGCTGCCTACGCGGACGCCTGGCTGCGGGACGGCTCGTCCCTGGCAGCCGACTCCGTGACCCTCAGCCCGTACCTGGGGTTTGAGTCGCTCCGCCCGGCCCTTGACCTGGCAGCGGACAACGGCCGGGGCGTATTTGTCCTGGCGCTGACCTCCAATCCGGAGGGGGCTTCCGTACAGCATGTGGGCGGAGCTGACTCCGTGGCCCGGCGGATCGTCGAGGCGGCAGCGGCAGAGAACAGCCGTTATGCCGGCAGCCTGGGGTCCGTTGGACTCGTCGTCGGCGCCACCGTGGGGTCAGCGTTAACTGACCTGCACCTGGACCTGCCGGCAGTCCGCGGGCCCATCCTGGCTCCCGGGCTGGGCGCGCAGGGGGCCACACCGGCAGACCTGCGCCGGACCTTCGGTGCCGCGTACCCGCAGGTCCTGGGGACGTCCAGCCGGGATATCCTGGCTGCCGGTCCAGGGACCCAGCGTCTTCGTGATGCTGCGTTGCGCACGCTTGAGGGCCTCCGCGGCGAATAGCGGCCCGAAGCTGGCATCCATTGATTCACCGCCCACCAAGGGGTAGGTTTCAGGACAAGTCCAATGGCGGTCGCCTTGGACTCAGCCGACGAATCCGGGGGTGTCCTCCATGAGCCTGCGACCCTTATCTCCTTCGGAACGCGCGGCGGCCCTGCACAAGGCGGCCGCCGCGCGGGCTGCCAGGGCGGCCGCGAAAGAGCGCCTCAAAAACGGCAAGACGTCAGCGGCGGATCTTATTGGTGCCGC
It encodes:
- the carB gene encoding carbamoyl-phosphate synthase large subunit; amino-acid sequence: MPKRTDLKSVLVIGSGPIVIGQAAEFDYSGTQALRVLKEEGLRVILVNSNPATIMTDPEFADATYIEPITPEVVEKIIAKERPDAILPTLGGQTALNTAIALDKNGVLAKYNVELIGANIAAIELGEDREKFKGVVERCGAESARSHIIHTMDEAFTAAEDLGYPMVVRPSFTMGGLGSGLAYNENDLRRIVGQGLQYSPTSEVLLEESILGWKEYELEMMRDKNDNVVVVCSIENFDPVGVHTGDSITVAPALTLTDREYQRLRDISIAVIREVGVDTGGCNIQFAIEPDTGRVVVIEMNPRVSRSSALASKATGFAIAKIATKLSLGYTLDEIPNDITQKTPASFEPTLDYVVVKVPRFAFEKFPAADDTLTTTMKSVGEAMAMGRNFTEALQKALRSLEQKGSQLDFSSVPEWEVPELIEKAKRPTTERLHQVQRALLGGATVEQLFEATKIDPWYLDQLQLLNEISHEIRQAGALTVEMLKRAKRHGFSDEQIGSLTHNSEAVVRGVRQALGIRPVYKTVDTCAAEFAAYTPYHYSSYDEEDEIALHSKPSILILGSGPNRIGQGIEFDYSCVHASMALRKAGYETVMVNCNPETVSTDYDVSTRLYFEPLTLEDVLEVIAAEERTGGVMGVFVQLGGQTPLKLAQQLADAGVPILGTSPEAIDLAEHRGEFSRVLDNAGLIAPKNGTAVSFDDAKKIADEIGYPVLVRPSYVLGGRGMEIVYDEPNLSRYIANATEITPDHPVLIDRFLEDAVEIDVDALFDGTDMYLGGIMEHIEEAGIHSGDSACVLPPITLGNNVIERVRTATRAIAEGVGVRGLINIQFALASDVLYVLEANPRASRTVPFVSKATGVQMAKAAALIGTGVTIHQLRTAYKMLPETGDGSTLPLDAPVSVKEAVLPFSRFRTPEGKVVDSLLGPEMRSTGEVMGIDKHFDTAFAKSQAAANNALPTEGKIFVSVANRDKRAVIMAVKRLADLGFEIVSTGGTADVLRRNGIQASTVRKVAEGSSAEGEGTIADLVIAGEIDMVFNTPSGGEARSDGYALRAAATSIGIPCITTVAEFNAAVQAIEAMRTYEWSVTSLQEHAAALVASQKAVAENAAAESAVSQNA
- the pyrF gene encoding orotidine-5'-phosphate decarboxylase, which gives rise to MPEAASTPSGPARESFGSRLGAAMAARGPLCVGIDPHPALLKDWGLADDAAGLRRFSLTVLEAVGSLAAAVKPQVALYERHGSAGMAVLEELLAAARDESVLTIADAKRGDIGSTMAAYADAWLRDGSSLAADSVTLSPYLGFESLRPALDLAADNGRGVFVLALTSNPEGASVQHVGGADSVARRIVEAAAAENSRYAGSLGSVGLVVGATVGSALTDLHLDLPAVRGPILAPGLGAQGATPADLRRTFGAAYPQVLGTSSRDILAAGPGTQRLRDAALRTLEGLRGE